The Benincasa hispida cultivar B227 chromosome 11, ASM972705v1, whole genome shotgun sequence genome has a segment encoding these proteins:
- the LOC120092179 gene encoding ABC transporter G family member 9 encodes MADIESQTNNTPFLGKSNRPLTLMFKDVSYKIKPKNSKSQELKTILTGINGVVRPGEMLAMMGPSGSGKTTLLTALGGRLGGRRGRLTGTITYNDKPFSNKMKRSMGFVTQDDILLPHLTVMETLVFTALLRLPNELTAQEKVGQAEAVISQLGLSKCKNSVVGSQMVRGVSGGERKRVSIAQEMLINPSLLFLDEPTSGLDSTTAQRIVSTLWEVANNGGRTVVMTIHQPSSRLFYMFHKILLLSEGNTMYFGKGSEAMEYFSTLGYSPSVPMNPSDFLLDLANGLSMSDPEEEAAIVKEKLVSSYKNNNIAEKLLLEVQESDENLVEENGADDKSFGRWSTTWCQQFSVLLRRGIKERKHDSFSGLKIGQVLAVALMSGLLWWQSNDSHLQDKIGLFYFSSSFWGFFPLLQAIGTFPKERMILEKERASGMYRLSSYFISRTTSDLPMELVLPTIFIVIIYAMAGLKRTAANFFATLFSQLLSVLVAQGFGLAIGALVLDQSSATTLGSVIMLCFLLTSGYFVQHVPKFIAWTKYISIGTYTYKLLLISQYKATDTYPCPGNNGGKLCDVGEFPAIKLVGLDGKLTAVLALLSMLVGYRLVAYIALMRIGVTMRS; translated from the exons ATGGCAGATATCGAATCTCAAACCAACAACACACCCTTTTTAGGCAAATCAAATCGTCCACTCACATTAATG TTTAAGGACGTGAGTTACAAGATCAAACCCAAGAACTCAAAATCCCAAGAGCTGAAAACGATTTTAACAGGAATAAATGGAGTGGTTCGTCCAGGTGAGATGTTAGCTATGATGGGTCCATCAGGCTCAGGCAAGACTACGCTCTTGACAGCTCTAGGAGGCCGGTTGGGTGGCCGTCGCGGTCGACTAACCGGAACCATTACCTACAACGACAAACCCTTTTCGAACAAAATGAAACGAAGCATGGGGTTTGTTACACAAGATGACATTCTTCTTCCCCATTTGACAGTAATGGAAACGCTTGTTTTCACTGCTCTTCTACGGCTGCCTAATGAGTTGACGGCGCAAGAGAAAGTGGGTCAAGCCGAGGCGGTTATTTCACAGCTAGGGCTTAGTAAGTGTAAGAATAGTGTTGTGGGGAGTCAGATGGTGAGAGGGGTTTCTGGGGGAGAGAGGAAAAGGGTTAGTATTGCTCAAGAAATGCTTATAAACCCTAGTTTGTTGTTTCTTGATGAACCAACTTCGGGTCTTGACTCGACGACGGCGCAGAGGATTGTTTCCACTCTTTGGGAGGTTGCTAATAATGGTGGGAGGACTGTGGTGATGACTATTCATCAGCCTTCTAGTAGACTTTTTTACATGTTTCATAAGATTTTGTTGCTTTCTGAAGGCAATACCATGTACTTTGGGAAGGGATCAGAAGCTATGGAGTATTTCTCTACTCTTGGTTATTCCCCTTCTGTGCCTATGAACCCTTCTGATTTCTTGTTGGATCTTGCTAATG gtTTATCAATGAGTGATCCAGAAGAGGAGGCAGCCATAGTTaaagagaaacttgtttcatcTTACAAGAACAATAATATAGCTGAAAAGTTGCTGTTAGAGGTACAAGAGAGTGATGaaaatttggttgaagaaaaTGGAGCAGACGACAAGAGCTTTGGACGTTGGTCAACAACTTGGTGCCAACAATTCTCTGTGCTGTTGAGAAGAGGAATTAAGGAAAGAAAACATGATTCTTTTTCTGGACTTAAGATTGGCCAAGTTTTGGCTGTTGCTTTAATGAGTGGACTCTTATGGTGGCAATCTAATGATTCACATTTACAAGACAAG ATTGGACTGTTCTACTTCTCCTCAAGCTTCTGGGGTTTCTTCCCTCTATTACAAGCCATCGGCACCTTCCCAAAAGAGAGAATGATTCTTGAAAAGGAAAGAGCCTCAGGAATGTACAGGCTCTCATCATACTTCATCTCGAGAACCACAAGCGACCTCCCGATGGAGCTCGTCCTACCCACCATCTTCATCGTCATAATCTACGCAATGGCAGGGTTAAAACGCACGGCGGCAAACTTCTTCGCCACTCTATTTTCTcaactcctaagtgttttggtaGCTCAAGGGTTTGGCCTGGCCATTGGGGCCCTTGTTTTGGACCAATCTTCAGCCACCACACTTGGATCAGTCATTATGCTTTGTTTCCTTCTAACATCAGGCTATTTTGTTCAGCATGTGCCAAAGTTTATTGCTTGGACCAAGTACATTTCTATTGGTACTTATACTTACAAGCTTTTGTTGATATCTCAATATAAAGCTACTGATACTTATCCATGTCCTGGCAATAATGGAGGAAAGCTATGTGATGTTGGAGAGTTCCCTGCAATTAAACTAGTAGGTCTTGATGGGAAACTCACTGCTGTTTTGGCTTTGCTTTCTATGCTTGTTGGATATCGTCTTGTTGCTTATATTGCTTTGATGAGGATTGGTGTCACCATGAGGAGTTAA